AAAGCAACCGGGCTCCCAGGAGCGCCTGCGCAAACGGACCCCCCTGTGCTCCTCCTGGGCCCAGAACTGCTTCCTGCTCCCCTTTCCCCACAGCCAGCTCCGCCCCCGCGTCCCCTGCCCCGCAGCCAGCTCTGCCCTGGGCTCCCGGAGACCCCGCCGTTGGCAGCCTAGCCAGCAGCTGCTCCCTCACCAATAGTCGCCACGCGCTGTGACGTGTGACCCCACTGCACCCACGCAAACCAGTCCTACCTcagctccaccccctccccacacccgtAGCCCCTCCCCAGACCTCGTGGGAGGCCGCCAGACACCACGGCCTGTGGTCCAGAGGGCCCTGTCTCTTCCTTGGGCTCAGTGTCCCCAGCACGTGGGGCTCCACGACCTCGCAGCAGGACCTCCAGTCCTCGTGGAGGGAGATGGGCCACAGCCCAGACGGACACGGCCCCGCACCccgtccccttccccttccccggtACAGGTGGACACACCAAAGCGGCCTTTGGAGGGGGCGACTGAGCACAGGTGCGGATCAGATCGGCGGTCTGGGAAGGTCACGAAGGGGCTCCCGCCGGGGGGCAAGCCTGCCAGtaggaggcaaggagggaagggaTGGCGACTGGAGCTAAAGTAGTTAGTGGCCGTGGAGAACAGGGATGCGGTCGCATAGGAAAAACCACGATGCAAAAGGGAAATCACTAAAATCCCAACTTAGGAAGCTACTGTAAATGTGCACGGAAATCTTGCAACGGTTGCCTGAAGTGTAAATACTTTGTATCTCTGTGTGGTGGGATTGAGGGTGGTCCTAacttcttttttgtgtatttctccCCCAAAAGGTTCACAGTGACTTTACATGAcctttagtgtttttaattttttaattttattttgtaagtgatCTCTGTGCCCCACAtgaagctcgaactcacgacccccctcccacacacacccagGCCAAGAGGCGCATGCTCTACCCAACGAACCAGGCAGCCAGACACCCCTACGatcaaaaagatttaaaaaaattttttttaaacatttacttatttttgagagacagagacagagcatgagcgggggaggcgcagagagagagagggagacacagaatccgtagcaggctccaggctccgagctgtcagcacagaccccgacgcagggctcaaactcacgacccacaagatcatgacctgagctgatgtcagatggttaaccaactgagccacccaggcacctgtcttaatttttaatataaatcacATAACATCACTTACCTATTTAAAATCCTAAAATGGTCTCCCATTGCCCTTGGAATCATATCCAAACTCCTTGATGTAGTTGATAAAACTGTGTCACCTGGCTTCCTGCTCATCCATCGTGTACCGTCACGTGTCTGCTGCCTCATTCTCTGCAGCCTGGGGGGCCCTTTGCTCCTGACCAAGGGTGGCCTGCCCTaccactttgaatttattcttcTATTTGGAAGACTCCACAAACTTTCCCATAGCTGGCTCCTCCTTGTCTTCAAGATCTTGGCTCCAGTGTCACCTTTGAAAGGCCTGCTGGGTCACCAGTCTAACATCCTACCCCCAGGCATGATTCGTCACATTTGCCCATTTTAGTCTGCTGCATAGAATTTTTCATAATCTGAAATGAtaatctggttttgttttcttctgtattgGTCATATATCGTCTCTggtacctttttgttgttgttcagtgcAGTTTCTTCAGTAGGTGGTTTGCTGCTTGTTGAATGAGAGTATTAAGTACAAGAGTCATGGCTGTGTGGACCCTGCAATCTCTCATATAGGCAGTTACTTCACAGATATGTAACAGTGTATGCACAAAGTGACTCCTTGTAACATAAGTGGTCATAGGAAACTATGGGGCACAAGGTACAAGTCCATCAGCAGGAAGCTAGTGAAATCAACTATGGTGCCTTCATACAATCACCCCAgacagcagttaaaaaaaaaaaaaaagaatccataatgaaaaatgaaatgatttccgGGATATAttgttgtgtaaaaaaaaaaaaaaaaaagaatgcaaaggacacacactctctctctgtctctgtgtctctgtctgtcacaGACACAcatgtttattagaaaaaaaaacaggaaggagaaacctgaaactaatgaaaataGTCCCCTATAGGGGTGAAAATGGGCATGGGATTTCTTGGATCGTACCATTTTGTACAGTTTTGACTTTGAACCACATAAATAGCTTACATGTTCGAAAGTACATTTGAAAGAGCTAAAAACAACCGAAATGCAAAAGttgaatacaaacaaaaacaaatgaaaacaaacacatgagCCTAACTACACATCCAAATGATAATAAAACCACCCAGAGAAAATTCAGGTGATTTTAACTCCGCTTTCTGCTTGTATATCCCTTCAGGGCATTATATTCTAAGGACACAAGAATTGACCTTACTCTTAGTATTTTTGCCGTCAGCAATGGTAGTCATGAGGTTGCAGTGAGGCCATTTGGGGTGTCCTTTAAGGTAGACTGCCCAGTGCagcaaatgagtaaatacatCGCTGTTGTCAGCAACCAGAATTCTCTCTGTGGAATGACGAACGGTGAGAAAGGACTGTGATGCTGGATTGCAGTATGAGCTTAAACATACACATTTCCTTGTTTTGTCCGGTGAAAGGGTTTAGAAGCGATGACCCTCCAGTAGCAGTGGACACACCCTACACCCAAGCCTTGCTTTCTCCATGTcattctccactaaaaggaaccagagctTCCTGGAGTGATGGGTGATtccagagctggggcaggaaaaaaaatacatgatgagCCTGGAGCGCTTCGTAGTGCCAAAAAGTAAGGAAGCGCTTGAAATACAAAAGGAGGAGGCATGTCAGAGGGACACAGGGGCCCACCAGAAAGAACCACGGCTAGAACAGTTTGATCATTCAAAAGGATGTTAGACCTTTTGGCGAGGAGTATGACTGGGAAGGCGGCGCCAGGGAAGGTGCTGGAGTGTTGGCAGTGTTCTGTGGTTTGATCCGGAGGGGATGGATACATGGgtgttatttactttaaaaatccatTGAGCGGTACTCTGATGAGTAATGCACGTGACCGCATGCACGCTATAGCCCAATAAAAGTTACCCCCAAAACATAACTTTTGGATTCTAAGTTGTTGGATAAAAAAGCCCAATGCATCCACCACggtaatcaagaaaaaagagccGGAGAAAGAAAAGCTCTTTCGTGAGAAATGCTGCTAACTAATCACTGTAGAACGCGAGCCCTGGCAAACCACAAGTTTGAAGCCGTCGGTACAATTCGTTGAGGCAAGGGTCGGCATCGTATGGTAAAACCGTTAGAGATTGCTGGGGAACAACACAGGCACACGGGCCCGAGGTGTTTATTACCGCAGACTCCTGGTGCTTTAGGACAGGAAAACGCACCTTTGTGAGGGAGAGGTGTGGCGGCCACAACCTTGACCATGTGACCAGAATGAGCCTCCCCGGTGACGGTGACGGCGCAGCCCCACCCGCGACTCCTGAAGCtgctgggggagggaaagggcagagcaACTGGTCATAGCAGTTGAGCTGAATCTAACGCGGAGGGAATCGGGCAAATCCAGACTCTGGGACATTCTACAAGACAACTGCCCTGGGCTCTTCCAAAACTATTGTTGCTTGATTGCCTACGGAGAACAGAGAGTTTAGAGAGGCCAAGGCGGCCTCCTGCGTCCTGTTAAAAGTCTGCCTGAGTGCTGTGGGCATTGACTGAGGCAGGCTGTGGCCTGCAGCATCCTCCCAGCCCTGCAGCACCCACCCCTCtcatcttccctcccctgcctgcccatCACCGCCCACTTCTGCAGACAAGCTTCCAGAATGCGGGATCCCCTGTCACTGGCACCACCCTCTCTCCTCGCCAGCCTGCAGCTAGCTGCTTCTTGCTTCCCAACATCACCGGCGACCATCTTGTTACTAATGCCTCTTGGCAGTAGTGGACAACCCCTCCTCCTTTCTGGAACGGTATTGTTGGCCCGTCATCCTGAGCTTTCCCTGTGGCTCAGTGTCGGGATGTTCCTTggccttttctgcatctcctGTGGGTGGAATGCTTCGAGGCCCAGCCCTCTCTCCTCTTCGCCGGCTACTCTCTGGGAAGCCCCCTCATCTGTCCTCAGAGACTCTAGGACATCCTGTCCACACCTAACTCCTGAACGTCACTATAGGAGGCCGCACAGGGCTTGGGGTCCCAGTCAGCTCTTCCACCAGGCTCCCACCATGCATCCTGAACACCTCGTTCCTGCCTCCATGTCCATCCCGATCTCCCGGCTGAGTGCCCAACCCCCGTGTCCAACTATCCACTGGCCCGCTCCTAATCACCAGAGGGTTCTTGTGGTTCCTGAGCCAGGAGGCGCTGGCACAAGGGACTCAGCGACCATCTCTAGGGTCTGGCTGAAACGCGCATCCGTGTCGCACCCCTGCAGTGGGCAGTTGCTGCCCCAGGCCGCCATCCAGCCCTGGCTTTGGTTGAGAATCCCCCGCTCCCTCCCACAGCTCGTGGGTACCCAGGCGGCTGGcctcccaccacccaccccacccccggccaaaATCATCAGAACGGGACGTGCTTCTGACCAATGAAAGACCGCATTTATTGGCTGGGGGCGTCAGAGAAGGAAGCTACACCGCAGGCCGAGGCGGTGCTGCCGGCTGGGTGCAAACTAGAGATTTGGCGGAAACCGCAGGCCGCCATCTTCCGATCCTGAGGCAGCAGCCTGGGGTGGAgagccagaggggaggcgggaagACACTAGGCGTTTGGTGAAATTGTTCATCTGCTGCCAATATCCCGGGGACTTCTCAGTTCTGTAAACTGTTTCCTTTATCGTTTAGACCAATTTCTTTCATGGTTAAACCAATCATTGGAAACCGAAAGCAGCCTGGCTAATATTGTTCCTTTCGGATACAAGTCAGTTTCACGTTCACCTTTAATGGGATTCAAAATTTCAACAAACGTTTCCTGACTGAAAATAAGACGGGAGCATTGGTAAGTCACACGAGCTGCTTGCTATACTCCCAGCTCTCAGGCAGAGCCAGGGACTTGTCTGCTCTTCAAAGCCTGGGGACCCAGCGTTCACCCCATGAGGACCAGGCAGGAGAGTGGCTTCCTTCTAGCCTCGACCGACCTAGGTGTCCTCCTCCAAGGAGCTGGTGACTAGATGACCTCTAGTGCCCGCACATCAGGCAAGGTGGGAGGCTCGGTGCCACCAGCCCACGCTTCTGCCCCCTTCCCAGCGCCCTGAGGTTTCCCTTCAGGCAGTGAGGGGTGTGCAAAGTGAAAGCCCCTGTACGTGTGGCAGGGGAAGGGGTCCACTTCCACACCGTGGGTGAGTGCAGGGTGTGGGGGCCTGTCCAAGGCTGAGTGGCCTCGAGTCAGTCACCTGTCATCCCTAAGAGGGGAGAAATGCCCACGTCCAGGCGGAGACAAGCAGAGGGAGTAGCGAAGGGCTGTGACGCGAAGGGCCGGGCCGTCGCATTTCTGGGCCACGCTTGGCCGTTGCTCCGTTTGGGGCCTGCTTACAGAGCGTGGGGTGGACGGAGTGGTGCAGGCCCCTCACCCCAAGACTGGGTAAGAATGAAGGAAATGGAGGTTTCGAGAGTGGCCCTCACCGGGCAGAGTTAACACCTAGGGACCCACGTGGCACAGGGACTCGTCTGAGGTCATACCACACAGGTCCCTGACTCCCCAGCCCGCTTTTCCTTGTCGAGCGCCCACTGGCTGTGGCAGCGGAAGGGCAGCCCGGGGCTGGCTGTCACTTGACCTCCTGCCAATGCCGCACCTGTCAGAGGTCAGGTGACAGGATTGGGCAGCAGGCGCCAGCAGCTTCACTTCTCAGGCGTCAAGAGGAGTCGCTAGAGGATTTGTTCTCAGCGGGCTAAACAAGATTTGCCAAAGGCCGTCCGTCGGAACCCTTCCGAACGGCCCCTGTTTTCCCTGGGCACTCGGGAGGCATTTTTAGAATCCGGCTGGACTCAGATGCCGGCTCCCTCACTTCACTGCTGGGAGCCTCGTTGTCTTACCTTTTGTGTGAGGCGTGGGAGCAAACCCAGGCAAGAGCCAGGCGTGGACACCCAGGTACTGCcaggtattactattattatgagCCAGATTGCGACGGGAGAACACGTTTAATGCTACATGCAGCTTGTAGCCTGGCTGGGCTCCTCCCCGCACTGAGAGTCTTATTTGGAGAACCCCTTCTCCGTGGCTTCAGTTACTTCGGGGTGCAGAAAGCGGCTAGCCAAGCGTTCGATGTCATCCAGCGTCAGGCGGTTCAGGGACCTCTCGTAATCCTGAGGAGAGAAGGCCAGGAGGATTCGGGGGTGCCAATGGGGGGGGTACACTAAGACAGAGTCAGGGGACGGGAGCAGCCGGGCCGGGAGCGGATGTCCTGGGCTACCGTTCTCACCCTCTGTAGTTGATCCAGGACTCTGCTGGCATCTGCTGCGCTGAAGTGGCGGGCCAAGACTTTGGAGATCAGCTGCCAGGCCGGTGGGGGTGGCGGCGGGGCCTCGGCCAGTCTCCGGGCAGCGCTTTCTTCCAGTAACACCTTCTCCAGAGGTTTGACCACTAGGTTGAGCTTGGAATTGGGCCCAACGCTGTAATCGGAGAGTCTTTTCCCATCTGCCAAAGAGAGGTTGATGGAATCGTTACGCGCAGCGCAGCTCTGCGGCATCTGTCTGAGGAGGGTTCAGTCACCTCCCCGAAGGTAGAGTGGCCAGCACTCTAGCCATCACACTGCTCCTCGGGCTCGGCCTAGGCACCCCGCCCCCTGAATTCCTGCGGGGCTCCCCGGGCGTCTCCTCTCGCCGGGTACCTGCCAGGGCCTTGCCCTTGAACAGCAGCCGCTGCTGGCGCACCGGGACGTTCAGCTTCTCGGAGACCAGATGTTTCAGCGTGGACACCGGCTCGTCCTCCGACACCTGGCCGGGAcgagggcaggaggcaggagttGAGGCCGCGGCCCCCGCAGACGGCGGCTCTcccggccgccccccccccccccccgacccctaGCCCGTCCCCGCCCTCGGCCCGACCCCGCGCCCAGGGGGTGGAGAGTGCGCGAGCCGGCAGGCCGGCGGGGACCCGCGACGCTACCTGCAGGCTGCACTCACGGCCCTGGAGCGCTTTCACCGTCAGCTGCATGGCGGCCGCGGCGGCGTCCACTGCGGCCGGCGCGCGCCCCACCGCCCCCCGCTGCGCGCCGCCGCCCCGGGCGCGCGCCGGAACCGCCCGCCGCTGCCGGAAGCAGCGCGAGGGgcgcgccccggccccgccccgcgcgccggggcccggccccccccccctccccgcccccggcgccGGAGGAGTCACCTTGGCGTCGGGCCTCGCGAACGCCCGGGCCGACGGATTCGCCTGCCACGGGAGGGAGGAGGAGCGAGTGGGGCCGGATCGGCTTCGTAGGGGAGCTGGggtttgggaggggggggggccgCCCCCGGCCGACTGACGGGGCGAGTCGGCGCGAACCCCGACTCTCCCTCTCGGGAGTCCACGTAGTGGCCCGGCCCTGCCAAGCTTGCCCCGCTGCTCGCGGGGCCTTCTGCCTCCTCTTTTCTAGTCTGGCCGCAGAAAACTGAGTTTGGGAGCTGGCTGCGGAGCCCGGCCTCTGCCCTCATTCTCCCACGCTCCTTCTAGAACGGCAGGGCCCGCCTCTCCCAGAGAGGGGATGCGTGGGGAGGGAGAGTTGAGACAGAAAGTCTGTGCACGGGTCACCACTGCCACCCACGCCACTCCTCCACCCTGGCCCACATCTACCCAGCCGCACTGTTCCTACCCCACTCCCCAGGCCCCAAAGGTCAAAGACTGGGAGGCACCCGAGCTTGCTTCTctcttttattgaaatatattttctgagcAGTGCCCACCTACCTAACTCAGCGTGGCCTCTTTGGCACTGAAAGCTGGAGAATAAAAAACCGGTAAAAAAAATAAGCCTGGATTGTTTTCTGAGTGCATAGTGCATGAGAGCCAAAGGCCTTTGGTACACGAGAGCTGTGGGGGCGGTGGCTGGAGGCCGCGGGTGACGCGTGGTGGAAGCTGGACCCAGGGGCCTCAGGGGACCGGGCACAGGCTGCTATAGATGAGGTGGCCAACAACCAAGGCCAGCATCTCCGAGGTGCCGCTCAGCGCTACAATGAAGGGGGCCTGGGAGGCGTAGTCGGCTTGAAGGCGACGGAGGGACAGCTGCAGCATGGCCAAGGCCAGCAGGCTGTTCTGGACCCCTACCTCAATGCTGACCGTCCGCCGCTGTGCCGCCGGCAGCTTCAGGCACGTGGCCAGGCAGTAGCCCACCAGGAGGCCGACCAGGGGCACCGTGAGGCCCACCAGCACGATAGGGAGCCTGACACCCGCCAGGATGAAGACCCCCATGCGGTAGGCCAGGAAGAGGCCACCCAGGAGCAGCACGAAGCTGAAAGGCTTGATGACGTGCAGCAGCAGCTGGGAGAACTTGGGGAGCTTGGACCTGATCACCACGCCGGCTGCTATGGGGATGGCGATGAACAGCAGGGTCCCCAGGATCTTGGAGATGGGCACGTGGAGCGTTTCATGGATGCTGAGCAGGCGGCTGTAGACGGCGGAGGACAATGGCAGGAAACCGGTGGCAGCCACCGTCGAGATGAACGTCATGGAGATGGCCAGGGTGACGTCCCCTCCGAGGAGGAGGCTGAAGAGGTAGCTCCCCCGCCACCGGGTGACGAACAGGTGATGATGAGGCCTAGAGCCAGGGCCTTGGGCAGCACGAAGACCTTGGCCATCAGGAAAGCATAGAAGGGCATGACCAAAAACTGGCCCAGCAGGCCCAGCAGCATGGGCTGGGGGCTCTGCAGGAGCCCTTTCAGAACCTCGAGTTCCACTTTGCACCCAAATGAACACTTGTTGACAAAGATCAGAGGCAGGAGCAAGTAGAGAATCGGGTTCTCCGAGAAGTGGACCAGGTCGGCGCCGAGGGTGGCGGGAGCATCTTCGGCAGGTGAGACCTTGATGCAGAAATCTCTCCGTTCCTCAATTAGCATGGGCGGGGCCTCATGGGGGTCCAGGAGCTGAATGTGGAGCGGGGCTAGCCCAGGCAGGCCCGAGTGGATGCTCACCACGAAgccgcccccaccgccccaggTGATGGCACTCACATTCTTGATGGTCAGCACCTCCGTGTCGAGGGAGGTGACCCTCAGCATGGGGCCAGGCCCTGTCCTGTTGCCCCGGCCCGGGTACTGGCTCGAGATCACAATGATGCCCTCGCTCTCCTCTGGGAACTCAAACTCCATCACAGAGCCGTCCCCAATGCTCAAGTATCGGCCCCCTGTCAggggcaccctgtggcccagagCTGTGCTGAGGTTGGCACTGGCTgttcccccagcccccaaaggCAGGCTGGCCAGAAGCAAGGAAGCCCTGAGCATGCCTAGGGGACCTCGGCAACCGCCACCCCCTCCCAGGCGAGGCCACCACTGGGAgctgctcctgcccctcctgaACACCATGGCTCTTCGCCGAGGACAGTGTGGCCAGGCCCTCTGCGGCTTAGGAGAACAGCCCCGCTGGTGCCGTTGGGCCGTCCGGAGAAGGGTCCATGGGCCGGGCCTGGCCCTGTGCTGTGCTCCTTGATGGCAGAGCTCTTCCTGAGGACAGACGGGACACAGAAAGGTGGCTGGTCAGGGTGACCAGCTGTGAGGC
The window above is part of the Panthera tigris isolate Pti1 chromosome X, P.tigris_Pti1_mat1.1, whole genome shotgun sequence genome. Proteins encoded here:
- the UBL4A gene encoding ubiquitin-like protein 4A, with amino-acid sequence MQLTVKALQGRECSLQVSEDEPVSTLKHLVSEKLNVPVRQQRLLFKGKALADGKRLSDYSVGPNSKLNLVVKPLEKVLLEESAARRLAEAPPPPPPAWQLISKVLARHFSAADASRVLDQLQRDYERSLNRLTLDDIERLASRFLHPEVTEATEKGFSK
- the SLC10A3 gene encoding LOW QUALITY PROTEIN: P3 protein (The sequence of the model RefSeq protein was modified relative to this genomic sequence to represent the inferred CDS: inserted 1 base in 1 codon), giving the protein MQSWTKASREELCHQGAQHRARPGPWTLLRTAQRHQRGCSPKPQRAWPHCPRRRAMVFRRGRSSSQWWPRLGGGGGCRGPLGMLRASLLLASLPLGAGGTASANLSTALGHRVPLTGGRYLSIGDGSVMEFEFPEESEGIIVISSQYPGRGNRTGPGPMLRVTSLDTEVLTIKNVSAITWGGGGGFVVSIHSGLPGLAPLHIQLLDPHEAPPMLIEERRDFCIKVSPAEDAPATLGADLVHFSENPILYLLLPLIFVNKCSFGCKVELEVLKGLLQSPQPMLLGLLGQFLVMPFYAFLMAKVFVLPKALALGLIITCSSPGGGGXYLFSLLLGGDVTLAISMTFISTVAATGFLPLSSAVYSRLLSIHETLHVPISKILGTLLFIAIPIAAGVVIRSKLPKFSQLLLHVIKPFSFVLLLGGLFLAYRMGVFILAGVRLPIVLVGLTVPLVGLLVGYCLATCLKLPAAQRRTVSIEVGVQNSLLALAMLQLSLRRLQADYASQAPFIVALSGTSEMLALVVGHLIYSSLCPVP